The following are encoded in a window of Sinorhizobium sojae CCBAU 05684 genomic DNA:
- a CDS encoding carbohydrate ABC transporter permease, whose protein sequence is MTGLTRGSVRPNQWLRNLNAKIASIPMILTAVVIFLGGTVWTVVYSFTNSKLLPRLNFVGLDQYERLWEAPRWIVSIQNLAIFGFLSLVFSLVIGFVLAALMDQKIRFENTFRTIMLYPFALSFIVTGLVWQWLLNPQYGIQSIVRSLGWESFSFDPLYDADIVIYGILIAALWQGTGLVMCLMLAGLRGIDEDIWKAARVDGIPMWKTYVLIIIPMMRGVIITTLVIIASGIVKVYDLVVAQTSGGPGIASEVPAKYVYDYMFLAQNLGQGFAASTMMLLTVAIIIVPWAYLEFGGGRKRG, encoded by the coding sequence ATGACAGGTCTAACCCGTGGTTCGGTTCGTCCGAACCAGTGGCTGCGTAACCTGAATGCGAAGATCGCCTCTATACCGATGATCCTGACGGCCGTGGTCATCTTCCTCGGCGGCACGGTCTGGACGGTCGTCTATTCCTTCACCAATTCGAAGCTGCTGCCGCGGCTCAATTTCGTCGGGCTCGATCAGTACGAGCGGCTGTGGGAGGCGCCGCGCTGGATCGTTTCGATCCAGAATCTGGCGATTTTCGGCTTCCTCTCACTGGTCTTCAGCCTGGTGATCGGCTTCGTGCTTGCGGCGCTGATGGATCAGAAGATCCGTTTCGAAAACACGTTCCGCACCATCATGCTCTATCCCTTCGCCCTGTCCTTCATCGTCACGGGCCTGGTCTGGCAATGGCTGCTCAACCCGCAATACGGCATTCAGTCGATCGTGCGGTCCCTTGGCTGGGAGAGCTTCTCCTTCGATCCGCTCTATGATGCGGATATCGTCATCTACGGCATCCTCATCGCGGCGCTCTGGCAGGGCACGGGTCTCGTCATGTGTCTCATGCTCGCGGGCTTGCGCGGCATCGACGAGGACATCTGGAAGGCGGCGCGCGTCGACGGCATCCCGATGTGGAAGACCTATGTCCTCATCATCATCCCGATGATGCGCGGGGTCATCATCACGACGCTCGTCATCATCGCGAGCGGCATCGTCAAGGTCTACGACCTTGTGGTGGCGCAGACGAGCGGCGGCCCCGGCATCGCCTCGGAGGTACCCGCCAAATATGTCTACGACTACATGTTCCTCGCCCAGAACCTGGGTCAGGGCTTTGCCGCCTCGACCATGATGCTTTTGACCGTCGCCATCATCATCGTGCCGTGGGCGTATCTCGAATTCGGAGGGGGCCGCAAGCGTGGATAA
- a CDS encoding ABC transporter ATP-binding protein has translation MRASVSVRGLSLSFGAVTVLDKLNIDIDHGEFLVLLGSSGCGKSTLLNCIAGLLDVTDGQIFIHDRNVTWEEPKDRGIGMVFQSYALYPQMSVEKNLSFGLQVARVPQAEIDKRVARAAEILQIRPLLKRRPSELSGGQRQRVAIGRALVRDVDVFLFDEPLSNLDAKLRSELRVEIKRLHQSLKNTMIYVTHDQIEALTLADRIAVMKSGVIQQLADPMTIYNAPENLFVAGFIGSPSMNFFRGEVEAREGRSFVRVDGVAFDVTAYPARTPLQPGQKVVLGLRPEHIKVDEAGAGEVYEATVDIEEPMGADNLLWLTLAGQSMSVRIAGQRRYPPGSTVRLSLDMGVASIFDAVSENRL, from the coding sequence ATGCGGGCTAGCGTTTCTGTCAGGGGTCTTTCCTTGAGCTTCGGCGCCGTCACGGTCCTCGACAAGCTCAATATCGACATCGATCACGGAGAGTTTCTTGTCCTGCTCGGATCGTCCGGTTGCGGCAAGTCCACGCTGCTCAACTGCATCGCCGGACTGCTCGACGTCACCGACGGGCAGATATTCATCCATGATCGCAATGTCACCTGGGAGGAACCGAAGGACCGCGGCATCGGTATGGTGTTCCAGTCCTATGCGCTCTACCCGCAAATGTCGGTCGAGAAAAATCTCTCCTTCGGCCTGCAGGTCGCGCGGGTGCCGCAGGCGGAAATCGACAAGCGCGTCGCGCGGGCGGCGGAGATCCTGCAGATCCGGCCCCTGCTCAAGCGCAGGCCCTCCGAGCTTTCCGGCGGTCAGCGCCAGCGCGTGGCAATCGGCCGGGCGCTGGTGCGCGACGTCGACGTCTTCCTTTTCGACGAGCCCCTGTCGAACCTCGACGCCAAGCTGCGCTCGGAACTGCGCGTCGAAATCAAGCGGCTGCACCAGTCGTTGAAGAATACGATGATCTACGTCACCCACGACCAGATCGAGGCGCTGACGCTCGCCGATCGCATTGCGGTGATGAAGAGCGGAGTGATCCAGCAACTCGCCGATCCGATGACGATCTACAATGCGCCGGAGAACCTTTTCGTCGCCGGCTTCATCGGTTCTCCCTCCATGAACTTCTTCCGCGGCGAAGTGGAGGCGAGGGAAGGCCGCAGCTTCGTCCGCGTCGACGGCGTCGCCTTCGACGTCACCGCCTATCCGGCGCGCACACCGCTGCAACCGGGACAGAAGGTGGTGCTCGGCCTGCGTCCGGAACATATCAAGGTCGATGAGGCCGGGGCGGGCGAGGTGTACGAGGCGACGGTGGATATCGAGGAGCCGATGGGCGCCGACAACCTCCTTTGGCTGACGCTCGCCGGGCAATCCATGTCGGTGAGGATCGCCGGCCAGCGCCGCTATCCGCCTGGAAGCACCGTGCGGCTCTCCCTCGACATGGGGGTTGCCTCGATCTTCGACGCTGTCAGCGAGAACCGCCTTTGA
- a CDS encoding carbohydrate ABC transporter permease → MDNIAKNSMAASIDAVGGRLEDGPRGAKPKRTLSRRNIIVYGTLIVVSLYYLLPLYVMIVTSLKGMPEIRVGNIFAPPLEVTFQPWVKAWAEACTGLNCDGLSRGFWNSVRITVPSVIISIAVASVNGYALANWRFKGADLFFTILIVSAFIPYQVMIYPIVIVLRELGVYGTLTGLVIVHTIFGMPILTLLFRNYFAGLPEELFKAARVDGAGFWTIYLKIMLPMSLPIFVVAMILQVTGIWNDFLFGVVFTRPEYYPMTVQLNNIVNSVQGVKEYNVNMAATILTGLVPLTVYFVSGRLFVRGIAAGAVKG, encoded by the coding sequence GTGGATAACATCGCCAAGAACAGCATGGCTGCCTCTATCGATGCGGTCGGGGGCAGGCTCGAGGACGGCCCGCGCGGCGCCAAGCCGAAACGGACGCTCTCGCGCCGCAACATCATCGTCTATGGCACGCTGATCGTCGTATCGCTCTATTATCTGCTGCCGCTCTACGTGATGATCGTGACCTCGCTCAAGGGCATGCCGGAGATCCGCGTCGGCAATATCTTCGCGCCGCCGCTGGAGGTCACCTTCCAACCCTGGGTAAAGGCCTGGGCCGAGGCCTGCACCGGGCTCAATTGCGACGGGCTTTCGCGGGGGTTCTGGAATTCGGTCCGCATCACCGTGCCTTCGGTTATCATCTCGATCGCGGTCGCGTCGGTGAACGGCTATGCGCTGGCGAACTGGCGTTTCAAGGGCGCCGATCTCTTCTTCACCATCCTGATCGTCAGCGCCTTCATCCCCTACCAGGTGATGATCTACCCGATCGTCATCGTGCTGAGAGAACTGGGCGTCTACGGTACCCTGACCGGCCTCGTGATCGTCCATACGATCTTCGGCATGCCGATCCTGACGCTGCTCTTCCGCAACTATTTCGCCGGGCTGCCGGAGGAATTGTTCAAGGCGGCGCGCGTCGACGGCGCCGGCTTCTGGACGATCTATCTGAAGATCATGCTGCCGATGTCGCTGCCGATCTTCGTTGTCGCGATGATCCTGCAGGTGACCGGAATCTGGAACGACTTCCTGTTCGGCGTGGTCTTCACCCGGCCGGAATACTACCCGATGACGGTGCAGCTCAACAACATCGTCAACTCGGTCCAGGGCGTGAAGGAATACAACGTCAACATGGCCGCCACCATCCTCACCGGTCTCGTGCCGCTGACGGTCTACTTCGTCTCGGGCCGCCTGTTCGTACGCGGCATCGCAGCCGGCGCAGTGAAAGGATAA